A segment of the Gammaproteobacteria bacterium genome:
AGTCAGAAGATTCCGAGAGGTTTATATTCAAAAAATAAACACAAGTTTCCCTCATTTGGGCGACTAGTAGTCGATCACCCGGTTGATATAGAATTCAACAATATTTTATTATATGCTAGAAATTTAGATGGTTCTAGTATTAGCGTCTTAATAGATTCTGTTAAATAACAGGGCTGTTTCATGAAATAGGTTGACATATTTTCAGCCATTCCCGCTGAAAGCTAATTGAAGCGTTTTAGGCTGACAAAAAAGCAAGACGCATATTTGAAGGGTGCAGCCAACATCGGAGTAAGCGTCAATTATAGCCAGGTTGTGGATTGAGACAAAAACCGTTATTGGGAGACCAGCCGAGCTTTGACCCACTGATCGGGAAGTAGTTCGTGAAGCTTGTTTACCGGATGGCTCATTAGTCGTCGCATTACATCTTCGAGGTAATCTCTCGGGTTTATGCTTAGGCCTCGACAGGTT
Coding sequences within it:
- a CDS encoding transposase domain-containing protein, yielding MILSLVQTCRGLSINPRDYLEDVMRRLMSHPVNKLHELLPDQWVKARLVSQ